CGCATCCTTTACGGTGCCAACCTGCCGATGCTGATCAAGCTGGCAAAAAGCCGGCACTTGCCGGTGGGGGACGCGGTGCGCGCGGCGATCGAGGCGGGCCGCAAATACATCAACACCCAGAACGTGACTTTGGATTGATCCTGGACGGAACCGAATGGCGCAACGTACATTGAAGATCATCAACGAAAAGGGCCTGCATGCCCGGGCCTCGGCCAAGCTGGTCGAGGTTGTCGAAGGGTTCGACGCAACCGCCGAGGTGTCCCGCGACGGCTTGTCCGCCTCGGGTGACA
The window above is part of the Ruegeria pomeroyi DSS-3 genome. Proteins encoded here:
- a CDS encoding HPr family phosphocarrier protein; translated protein: MAQRTLKIINEKGLHARASAKLVEVVEGFDATAEVSRDGLSASGDSIMGLLMLAAARGTTIDVETSGPDADALADALEALVNDKFGEGF